The genomic window ACATAGTCCACAGTTTAAATGGCGTTTTCCATGTTAATATCAATCCTTATTTTATAAAAGGTTGAAAAGTGTCCACCGAACTTATCCACTTTATCCACATAACTGTGGATAAATGAAGTTCACAAATAGTTTAAAAACAATAGAATTCTTTTTGGAAAAATTGTGAATTCCGTTGTAGCTCTATAATGAATAAAGTATATTATAAGTGAAGATAGTGAAATAATTCACAAATAATAAACTAATCTTTCTTCACAAGCTGGCTGGCTTCTATGAAAAAATTTTTATATTCTTTCACAAAATAAAAGGAGATGATGATCCATGAAATGGTGGAAAACCCCGCAAGCAGCAGTGGCGTGGACGATTTTGAGAATCTGGTTAGGCATACAATGGATCGAAGCAGGCTGGCATAAAATAACAGGTGATTTTGATGCAAGCGGATTTATGGCAGGTGCAATTGCGAAAACAGGCGGCGAGCATCCAGCGGTGCAAGGCTGGTACGCAGCGTTTCTTGAAAATATCGCATTGCCGAATTCAGGGTTATTCAGCTTCCTTGTAGAATGGGGTGAGCTTTTAGTAGGTATCGGGCTTATCCTTGGTGCAGCAACAATTCCGGCTCTAATTGCAGGAGCATTTATGAATCTAAACTTCCTATTAGCTGGCACAACAAGTACTAATCCAATATTATATACAGTTTCAGTAATTCTTCTATTCACAGGAAGCGGAGCATACTACTGGGGTATTGACCGCTTTGCTATTCCATATATAAAAGAACGGATGCATAAAGGTGGGCATGGTTTTAATAATAAAGCCACAACGAGTCATTAAGTTTATAACCTGAATATAGGGTCTGACTCCCTCCAACTTGGAGGGGTCTGACCCTTAGCCTATTTTCTTATTTTCTTTTTGTTCTTTGTTTTACGCGCTGGTTTGCTGCATTTGCCCGAGCGAGAGCTTCCATATCTTCCTGGTCAGCCAGTTCGACGGAAAACTCTTCGTCTACACCATCTGATTTAAGGTTTCTTGGAACTTGTGGAAGTGTTGATTTGTTTTTATCTCTTGTTCTTTGGCCTCGTCCCCGACCCATTTTCAAAACCCCTTTCGGACAAAAAGTACGGAAAACAAAAGCTTTCCGTACTCATATCATTTGCTTTATAAGGGGCATGTATAATTGGTAAATGCTTAATGTTTTCTTCCTCTTTCAGTAAAACCGCCAGCACGATCTGCCATTTTAAATTCACGTCTATATGTAACCTCTTGAGCGCTTGATAATGTACTTTTCATTCTTTCTCTTTTCTTCTTGTCCATATTACAACCTTCCTTTCTTTGAACTGGATTATTCTTTACCTAGTTTTTCCTTACTAGAAAATATTCATACAGATCATTCATAAATATCGATTAATGCACTTTTTAGCTCCGGAAAAAGAAAGGTAAATCCGTTTTCTTCAAGTTTTTCCGGCAAAACCTTCTGTCCTTCAAGAACAAGTATGCTCATTTCTCCTAAAATCATTTTTATTGCAAATTCGGGAACACGCAGCCAGTGAGGACGGTTAAGAACAATTCCAAGCGTTTTTCCAAACTGTTCCATTGTTACAGGATGTGGAGCTGTAAAATTAACAGGACCTATTAGTGGCTCATTTTCTATACAGTATTGTATTCCTCTAATAACATCTTTTAGATGAATCCAGGATACCCATTGATCTCCGGATCCGACCGTTCCACCGGCAAATAATTTATAAGGTAAAGCCATTCTCGGCAAGGCTCCGTCATTTTTATCCAGAATTATGCCAAATCGGCATAAAACTGTTCGTATACCAAAATCGTAATAGGCTTTCATGGCCGTATTTTCCCACGCATGTACCGTTTCTGCTAAAAAATCATTACCTGTTTCTTTTGATTTTTCTGTGAAGGTTTTCTGATTAGAGGTTCCGTAAATTCCTACTGCACTTGCATTAATTAGAGCGGTTGGCTTTTTGTTTAATTGGCTGATTATGTTGAGGATGCTTTCAGTCACGTGCAATCGGCTGTTTTTTATCTTCTTTTTCTGTTCAGTCGTCCATCGTCCGCTATTAATCGACTCACCTGCAAGGTTTATGATAACATCTGTTCCTTCTACGTCTTTTTGAGGGTTGTCTCCTTCATTGAGCCATTGGATAAAGCGGCAATTGTTACTAATATTTTTTCGATTGGCGTTACGTGTTAGGATCAGAATCTCGTGTCCTTCTTTTGCTAATTCAGCCGCCAAAGCTTTTCCCACCAATCCGGTACCGCCGGTTATTGTAATTTTCATTTACTTCGCCACCTTTTTTTTCTTTAACTTTAAATTTACGATGCTTGGCTAAAGAAAACCTTTTTTTATATGATACATTTACATAGAGGTGATTTTTATGGCAGTGATTACGAAAATAACCGTCCAGCAAAAAAATCAAGAACGCTACAATATTTTTATGGATTTTGGGAAAGGCGAAGAATATGTATTCAGTGTTGATGAAGATACATTAATAAAATTCAAGTTAAAAAAAGGGCTTGAAGTGGATCCGTTACTTTTGACAGAAATCCAATATCAGGACGAGATCCGAAAAGGATACCATCTTGCGGTCAATTTTTTAGCGAAACGAATGAGGTCTGAAGGGGAAGTTCGTCATTACCTGGCTGAAAAAGAGACTGATGAACCGATTATTAATGAGGTTATTTTAAAACTATACGAATTTAATTTTTTAGATGACGAAGAGTATGCGAAGGCATATGTCAGAACACAGAAGAATACAACTGACAAAGGAACGGAGTTTATTCGCAAAGAATTAAGGGAAAAATGGATTGGCGAAAATTTGATTGAGAAGGCCCTGAACGAATACCCTTTCGAAGCACAAATTGAAAAAGCAGTAAAAGTAAGCGAAAAATACCTTTTAAAAAACCGCCTTGAATCGGAAAGAACATTAAAAATTAAGCTTGAACAGCTGCTCTTAAGAAAAGGTTTTTCCATCGATGTGATCCAAGCTGTTCTGAGTGAAGTAAATTTTGATAAAAAGGAAGAAGAGGAAATGGATGCGATAAGGCATCATGGTGAAAGACTAAAACGAAAATACAATAAATTTACAGGATATGAGTTTGAACAAAAAATGAAGCAGGCATTATATAGGAAAGGATTCTCCATTGATTTAATCGAAAATTATTTGCGTGAATTAGAATTGTTCGATAAAAAATCATGACAGAGAAAGTCTTGTTGGAGTCGATTTTGATCGTTTTTTTTCATCTCACCATGATCAGTTTAGGAACCTCTTTTTGAGAAAAGAGCAGGCTTCTTTATTTATTTCTTAAATTTCAATATACTGAAAATAAGTTAACTTTAAATAACAATTTATGCAGCACCAAGTTTAGGAGTGAAGCAATGCAGCAAAAACGTTATAGTGAAATGTCTGAATATGAACTTCAGCAGGAGATTGCAAAACTTAATGAAAAAGCGCGTAAAGCGGAACAAATGGGCATGGTCAATGAGTTTGCTGTGTTGGAAAGAAAAGCTGCCATGGCAAAGTCATATTTATTAAATCCTGAAGATTTTAAGCCGGGGGAAATTTACCAAATTGAGGGCGACCCTGGCGCGTATTTCAAGATTGATTATTTAAACGGTGTTTTTGCTTGGGGTTACAGATTAAGCGGAACTGGCAAAGAAGAAGCACTTCCAATTTCGATGTTAAAAAAATTAGAATAGAACCAGAGGGAAAAATCCTCTGGTTCTAAACATGTGATAACTAAAAGCTTTCGCTTATCCAATGTCTTTAAGCGACAAGTCCCGGCTGATCTTGACGTCAGCTTACGGAAATTGGGATTTCCTGTAGGAAAGGATTTTTGCTTGTCGGGGCTATTTAAGTCTCTTCTGCTTTTCGTTATTACGATTGTTTTCTTGTTTGACGTTGTAAAATAATCGTTTTCTGCGTTAGTTGGGTTTCGCCGTTTACTTGAGAATAGGCATGTTTTGGATTATACCACGGAGCAGCAAACGAACGGGAATTAGAATCGTTGTCAAAATATTTTTTTATATTTCCCATTGTGTATCCACCTCACCTTTAGGACAATTCGGATTTATCTTTGTTCCGATGGGAAGAAGCATTCATCCGTTCTTGCGGATGTGTATTAATTGATCCATCTGCTCTTGTTGAGGCATATTCAGCTTTCGCCCTAGGTTCACCCTCTAATTTGATCGTTTTTGGAGTTGGGTAATTCCTTGCTTTATTTCGCATTTGAAACCCTCCCAAAGACAGTTTGCAACGTGATATTACAAATCAAGAAATTTGCTGCTCACGTTAACAATAGTATTTGACGGAGACAGTTAAGATAAAACGCTAAATAAATGGTAATGGGGTGATACAATTGAAGGATTATCAAGAAAGGCTTGCAGAAATATTAGCAGAAAAGAATCCGCATTTAACTTATGTACAAGCTTTAACATGGGTCGAGCTTCTTTGGGATGATTTTGAAACGACTTATGCAAAAGCCGGAAGGGAATATAAAGGAAGCGAGATGACAGAAAGAATTGTCCGGCAGTGGATTGAAAATTACGGTGACAGGCTTCATGAATTTGTTGCAAGAAATCCAAAATATAAGCATTTGCTTGAGTTGGGGCAAAAAGATGATCATTAAAATATTGGGGCCAGGTGATGGTAAAAAGCCCTGGCCCCTCTTTTTAACGCTTTAAAGTGATGAGGGCCAGACCCTCAATGCGTTAACGCTTTAAAGTGATAAGGGACAGACCCTCCAACTTTTTCCTCAGCTTTTCCTCACTGAAAATCCAACCTGTATAGGAACGGAGAATTTTTAAGTTTTTGTCAAGCTGTACGACAGCAACAAAAGGGTAATGTCCGTTGCTGCGGTAGCGCAAGTCGATAAAGCGTACCTCATAATAATCGTCATATTCATCCAGTTCCCACCGGTAAACCGGTGAAAACGACAGAAAAGCTGAGAGGTTTTTATCTTTTTTGGCAACTTCCAAAACAGGTGATTGCGGAACTGGCACCCGATTGAACCGGTCAAGGATGGAGACTTGGTTTTTATATGCTCTGCCAACAAAAAATTGGTGTTTATTCATGACAGCTATCCGCCATTGATGAAATCTCATCGTTGGCGCAATGATAATTTCCGTTGCATCAGGTATTACTTTTTTCACAGCTCTCAGGATAATTTGTTGGTACTGAAAACGGATAATATAGTACACAACAATTACTGCATAGATAGCAAGAAACGTGTAGCCTGGATGTGCGCCTAACGCCCAGAGAAATAAGCCTATTACATGAATGGAGAAAATAAACTGATCGAATGTATTAATAATCCCTAATGCGAGCCATTTCGACGAAAAAGGACGCAAAGCTTGTGTTCCGTAGGCGTTGAATATGTCGACAAAAACATGAAGGAAAACAGCAACAAATGTCCAAATCCATAAGTGAAGCAAATTAGCCTCAGGGAAAAACGGATAAATAAGTGCGACAATGGCAATAGGCCACATGAGAACAGCTGGTATTGAATGTGTAATTCCCCGGTGGTTTCGGATATAAACAGCATTATTTTTAAGCTTTAATAAAGTATCTATATCAGGAGCCTGGGAACCGATGATGGTGCCAATTAATACACTGCTTGCTGTCGCCGAGCTTTCCATGACAGCAGGGTCAAGAGTAGACAGTCCGCCGAGTGCCAGTCCCATAACTACGTGAGTGCCTGTATCCAAGAGGAAAGTGCCTCCTTTTTAAATTAGTCGTAGTGACATGTATGCCGATTTAATCAAAATTGATCAAAGGAGATGTAAATATTGAAAAATCAGCTCCAAATGATTGTTTATTATGAGGTTAAAGATTCCTATTTTTCTCAATATAAAGAAGCAATGGATCATATAGTTGCTTTGCTGCCCTCGTTTGGAGCGGCGGAAATTAAATGGCGGCAGATTGATTCAGAGCCTTATCGTATAGTTGAATCTTTTCTTCTTCCCACTGAATCACATTATTTTGCTTTAAAAAAGCTGAGAAAATCAAAGTACCATACTGTTTTCGGCTGTCTTGACCGATTCATTTCCGGAGGGCTGAAGCAAGTCGAGTGCTGTGCTTTAATAAAGGAACTGTAATATAATATGTCCATCTTTCAGTAAAGATTAACATCTTGGAGGAACGAAAGTGTCAAAAATACATTTAGAAACAATTGAGAAAATGGATATTAAATCCTTTCAACAAGACTTAATCAACTGGTTCGAAAGAGAACAGCGCAATCTTCCTTGGAGAAACGAGCGGGACCCATATAAAATCTGGGTTTCTGAAATTATGCTTCAACAGACGAGAGTTGAAACAGTGATTCCTTATTATAACCGTTTTATAGAACAATTCCCAACGATTGATGCCCTTGCTGAAGCAGATGAAGAAAAAGTATTAAAAGCTTGGGAAGGGCTCGGCTACTATTCCAGGGTTAGAAACTTGCAGCAAGCTGTTAGGGAAGTAAAGGAAGTATATGGCGGAAAAGTGCCGGATACAAGAGAAGAGATTGCTTCGCTTAAAGGTGTTGGGCCATATACAGCCGGCGCTATTTTAAGTATAGCATACGGTGTACCGGAACCGGCAGTTGACGGAAATGTAATGAGAGTATTATCAAGGATTTTAACGATTTGGGAAGATATTGCAAGGCAGGCATCCCGAAAAATTTTCGAAGATGCCGTCAGGAAGCTGATTTCGCATGAAAATCCTTCTTACTTCAATCAAGCTCTAATGGAACTGGGGGCGATGATCTGCACCCCTACTTCTCCATCATGTTTGCTTTGCCCGGTTAGAGAACATTGCCAGGCCTTTCATGAAGGTGTTCAAGAAAATTTGCCGGTAAAAACGAAAAAGAAAAAGCCAAAAAATGTTCAGCTTGCTGCTGCTGTGCTTACAGATCATGATGGAAACATTCTTATTCATAAACGGCCAAATTCCGGCTTGCTCGCTAATCTTTGGGAGTTTCCAAATACAGAAATCAATCTAACAATAAAAAATGACAAGCAGCAGTTATCGCAGTTTCTTAAGAGAGAATACGGAGCAGATACCATTATAGGAGAAGTAATTGGCCAAATTGAACATGTTTTTTCCCATGTAGTATGGAATATTAACGTGTATAAAGGCACTATATTAAATGACGTAAAACAAAACAACGTTATAAGACTTGTTTCGTCTGATCATCTTAAGGAATTTGCATTTCCTGTCTCACATCAAAAAATGTTTATGCAATATGTAAAGTCAGTAGGGAAAACGCTTTAACTTAAGCGTTTCCCATAACCTTGAACGAGAGTAAAAGTCCTCCGAACGATAGTAAACACCTGTTGAACGAGAGTAAAAGCCCCTCGAACGAGAGTAAATACCTGCTAAATAAGAGTATATACGTCAATCGTACGTGGTTTTCGTTCCATGAGAATAATCTGCTTCTGTGCGTTCAAGACCCCCGCGCCGTTCGATTTCTTTTACAATTTCACGATGAATTGTCTGTCCTTCTGCATTTAAATAAGGCATGATCTGCTGAAGCGAATGATGAAAGAAAGCCAGTTCACTGTTTTCCCATTCCGTTTTCGGCATCATTGAAAGCTCGGTCATATCACGGCCAATATACATGGCAAACACCCTTTCACCACAAATTATGATCAAAACTAGTTTTTTTCGAACATTGTTTTCTATACATGGAAAAGTTAAAATATAAACAAAACTCGTGAAAAGAAAGGATTTTTGATATGAGTCAAAAAGTGGCCCTAGTTACAGGAAGCAGCCGGGGAATCGGCAAAGCAACTGCACTGCGGTTGGCTAAAGAAGGTTATGATATCGTTATTAACTATGCAAGAAGCAAATCAGCAGCACTTGAAACTGCAGGCGAAATAGAGCAATTAGGCAGGAAAGCGCTCGTTGTAAAAGCAAACGTTGGTGACGTTGAGAAAATTAAAAATATGTTTGAACAAATTAACAACGAATTTGGCCGGCTTGATGTTTTTATCAATAATGCAGCTTCCGGAGTGCTCCGGCCGGCACTGGAGATTGAAGAGTCTCATTGGGATTGGACAATGAATATCAACAGCAAGGCTTTATTGTTCTGTGCCAAGGAAGCGGCCAAATTAATGGAAAAAAGCGGCGGCGGAAAAATCGTTAGCATCAGTTCGTTAGGATCCATTCGCTATTTGGAAAATTATACAACTGTCGGTGTTTCAAAAGCGGCTTTAGAAGCCTTAACAAGATACTTGGCGATTGAATTAGCACCAAAAAATATTGTTGTCAATGCTGTATCCGGAGGAGCGATTAATACGGATGCTTTAAAACATTTTCCAAATAGGGAAGAACTTCTGCGGGAAGCAAAAGCAAAAACGCCTGCCGGCAGAATGGTTGAAATTGAAGACATTGTGAATACAATCATGTTTTTAATTTCAGACGAAGCAAATATGATCAGGGGCCAAACGATCATTGTAGATGGAGGAATATCCTTGTTAGTTTAACTTTAATTGGTTTATTTTTGTATAATAATGCCGAATAATTTCTGCCACGAATGGATAGAGTAATGTTCGTGGAGGTGATTACAATGGCAAACAATCAACAGCCAAACAAATCGCAAGCTGGCACTAACATTCAAGAAGTAAGACAACAAAACGCTCAGTCTGGTCAAAGCCAAGCAGCTGGCCAAGGTCAATTCGGTACTGAGTTTGCAAGCGAAACTAATGCTCAACAAGTAAGACAACAAAACCAACAAGCTGAAGCGAAAAAGGCACAAAATTCCGGCCAATCCGGACAAAGCAGTTAATAACATAAGTGTTGGAGGCTGACCCATAAGTGCCTCGCGCCCGTCTGCAATTATTAATATAGAAACATTGATTATGCTTCTATATTAATAATTGAGGGTGCGTGGCTCGAGTCAGCCTCTTTTTTAATAATGTTTGAAAATTTTTCTTCTTTTACAATAACTTCTTTATTTTTCTGAATAAAATTCCCGTTATTTTTTTCGAAAAATTCCATTATTTCGAACTGTGAAGGTTAATAAACCATTCGACAAAACTTCCTTTCCATCAACATAACTAGATAAAGGAGTTTATAAGCCATCCACGAATAAATAGATTAAACAAAATAATGGGACGGTGATTGATATGCAGATGTTTAACCGATTAGTTAATGAACAGATGAAAACAATGGAGAAGTTGTTGTATTTACAGAGAGAACTTGAGCGATGCCAGGAAATTGAACAGGAATTAATGATCCTTCAGGAAGAAACCGAACTTGAAAGCATTCAGATGGAAATAGCAAAAATGAAAAAGGAACTGAAGGAAATACACAGAATATTTGAACTGCAGACAGAAGAGGTTATTCGGTCATATCAGGATTCAAAAATTACATGTTAATGTAAGTTTTTGTCTTTCAATGTCTCAAGACCATCATTTGTCAAATATCAAAAGATATTTTTTGAAGGGTCATTGAAAAATGGCTCTTTTGTTTTAAATTCTTTATTTAACCGTTATAATAATATAGAATAGGAATCGTTCTTTGTTGTCTTTTTTCGATTGTTATCCTTGCATATAAGAGCCTTGAATTTAGAAACATTCGAAGACCAATAGGAATTTTTTCCATCTGCCAGATTTACACGTTCAGGTGGCTGGACGTAATTACATGTATATAGGTTGCAAAAGCGTCCGGGATGAAAGTAGGGGAGATAGAAATGGGCGTACCCATCGAAGGTGAATCAATCCAAATTCATAGTTATAAGCACAATGGGCACATCCATCGCGTCTGGGAAGAAACAATTGTATTAAAAGGGACGCAAAATATTGTTATTGGCGGAAACGACCGTTCAATGGTTACAGAAGCAGATGGAAGGACTTGGATTACAAGGGAGCCTGCCATTTGTTATTTCCATTCACAGTGCTGGTTTAATATTATCGGAATGATCCGGGAAGATGGAGTTTATTATTACTGTAACTTAAGCTCACCTTTCATATATGATAATGAAGCGTTAAAATATATCGATTATGATTTGGATATTAAGGTATTTCCCGATATGACATTTCATATATTGGACGAAGATGAGTATGAGCGTCACAGAAAAGAAATGAATTACCCTGAAGTGATCGACCAAATTTTGAAAAAAAATGTAACCAAACTGATCCGGTGGATCCGCCAGCGCAAGGGTCCATTTTCACCTGATTTTATTGATATTTGGTATGAACGCTATTTGACATACAGACGCTAATTTGGATGCAAGTCCTAAATCGCTGCCTGTTGATGCCGATTCAACAGGTTTTTTATGTGGTTGAAAAAAGAGATTTCTGTACCGGAGGGGGAGAGGGCTTGGACAGTATTCGAAGGTATTTGCACTTTGTGAAACCGTATCGTTTACAAATTATTGGAACGATTATTATTGGAGTGATCAAATTTGCCATTCCCCTGTTAATTCCATTGAGTATAAAATATGTCGTTGATGATATTGTTTCAAATGATGTTCTTACACAAGGGGATAAGCTTTATAAATTGTATTGGATTATGGGCTTGATGCTCGTCGTATTTGTCGTACTTCGCCCTCCGATCGAATATTACCGCCAATATTTTGCCCAGTGGACTGCAAGCAAAATTTTATACGATATTCGTGACCGTCTTTTTACGCATCTTCAAAAATTAAGCTTTAAATATTATGCAAATACAAAGGCGGGAGAAGTAATCTCCAGGGTTATTAACGATGTTGAGCAAACAAAAACTTTTGTCATCACCGGTTTAATGAATTTATGGCTTGATATGGCTACCATTATCATTGCCATTGCAATTATGTTTACGATGGATGTATCTTTAACGATTGTGTCATTAATATTATTACCGTTTTATGCTTTCTCTGTTAATTATTTTTTTGGAAATTTGCGCAAGCTTACAAGGGTTCGCTCGCAAGCTCTCGCAGAAGTTCAGAGTTATTTGCATGAGCGTGTTCAAGGCATGCCGGTTATCAAAAGCTTTGCGATTGAAGATTTTGAACAAACGCAATTTAATAAGCACAATAGAAATTTTTTAACAAAAGCATTGGATCATACGCGCTGGAATGCAAAAGCTTTTGCCGTTGTTAATACGATAACCGATCTTGCACCGCTGTTTGTCATTGGTTATTCAGGTTATCAGGTAATTCAGGAAAATTTATCATTAGGAACAATGGTTGCTTTTATTGCCTATATTGACAGGCTTTACAATCCGTTAAGGCGGCTCGTCAATTCTTCGACTTCTTTAACGCAATCAATCGCTTCAATGGACAGAGTTTTTGAACTTATCGATGAAAAATATGATATAGAAGATTCTCCTGATGCAATCGAATGCAATCATGTTCATGGGGATGTTACGTTTGAAAATGTAAGCTTTTCCTATTCATCACAAGAAGAAACTGTTTTAAAAAACATAAACCTTGAGGTGAAAAAGGGAGAAACAGTCGCATTCGTTGGTATGAGCGGTGGCGGAAAAACTTCATTAGTTAGCTTAATTCCAAGATTTTATGATGTGACAAAAGGCAGAATATTGTTGGACGGGAAGGATATACGAACCTTTAAGGTAAGGAGTCTCAGAGATAAGATTGGAATGGTTCTGCAGGACAACATTTTGTTTAGTGAGTCCGTTAAATTGAACATCCTGCTCGGCAAGCCAGATGCCTCTGATGAAGAGATCATTGAAGCTGCTACGCTTGCAAATGCTCATGAATTTATTATGAATTTACCTGATGGTTATGACACAAGAGTGGGAGAAAGAGGTGTCAAATTGTCCGGAGGGCAAAAACAAAGAATCGCGATTGCAAGAGTTTTCCTTAAGAATCCGCCAATACTGATCTTGGATGAAGCAACCTCTGCCCTCGATTTAGAAAGCGAGCATTTAATCCAGGAGGCTTTAGAAAAATTAGCAAAGGACCGAACCACATTTATTGTCGCACATAGGCTTTCAACCATTACACATGCTGACAGAATTGTTTTAATTGAAAATGGGGAAATAACCGAACAGGGAACCCATGAAGAACTGATGAAGAAAAAGGGCGGTTACTTTAAACTATTTCAAGTACAGCAGCTCGACAATTAATAGAAGAGGACCTTTTTCATGTTTGAACTGGAACCGTGAATAAAGAATTAGGAATTGAAATCGCTGAAACTAGGACATAGAAAAAAGCAGCTGAACCAATCAGCTGCTTAAATTTTATTGGGTTTTGTCCCCAGATTTTTTATATTTTTTACTCTTCAACTTCTTCAATTTCTATTTCATTTTCGCTTTTATGATAGGATTGAAAGCTGTTAATGAGCAAATCAAGGTGTTCCAATTGTTCTCCGTATTCGATAATAGCTGAAACAACTTGCATCGTATGAAAAAAAATCGGATCTTCAGGATTGTCAAATTCATTTTGTTGGGCTAAAAATAAATCAAACAGCTCTTTTTTATTTAAGCATACCTTTGCGTCTTCATTTTCTCCATGAAGACGACTTTTCCCAATAAATTTTAGGAGGAGCTCTTCATGATGGTAAATAAGGCAGTCGAGCTGCTCCTGTATGGCTTCCTGAAAGGATACAGGCATTTCCAAAATTTCATTTTCGAATCGATGTAATTTCTTTAAAGTTTCGAGCGATTTTTTAACAGCATATATCATTTGCCGGTAGATGACCAGCTTTCTTGATTTGGTCAGAACATTTCTCTTAAAATAATTCCTCTCTTCTTTATACATCAAATAAAGCTGGTCAAGCTTTATAATATCATCTTTGATCTTTTCGATATCATTCTTTAACAATGTATATTCTGAGGCATGCCTTAGCCGAATCCATTTAGTGATTTCTTCTGTAATATTTGTGATTTTATAATATAATTTGTTTTCATATTTAGGCGGCAAGAATACAAGGTTTACTATAAAAGCGGATAAAACACCAAGCATAATGGTAGAAAAACGCAATAGTGCAAACTCAATAAAATCTCCTTCCGGATTTTCCATAATTGCAATTAATGTAACGAGTGAAAGAGAAATGGTGTTTTCAATTTTCAATTTTAAATTAATTGTTATGACAATAATCGCCGCCAAACCAACAATTAAAAAATCGTTGCCTAAAAGAAGAACAAAAAAGACAGCAGTTAAAGCTCCGATTATGTTCCCTTGAATTTGTTCTATAATCGATAAATATGACCGATAGATGGTAGGTTGAACAGCAAATATGGCTGCTATCCCTGCAAAAACGGGGGATTTAAGACCGAACATCTCAGCTAGAAACAAGGACAAAATGATTGCAATTCCCGTCTTTAATATGCGGGCACCAAGCTTCATGAAATATTGATTCCTTTCTTACGTGATAGTAAATAATCCCATGTAAGCGAACAAATACATTATATATTTATACTATCAACTATTCGTTTCTGAACCAA from Bacillus methanolicus includes these protein-coding regions:
- a CDS encoding YfhD family protein is translated as MGRGRGQRTRDKNKSTLPQVPRNLKSDGVDEEFSVELADQEDMEALARANAANQRVKQRTKRK
- a CDS encoding YfhJ family protein produces the protein MKDYQERLAEILAEKNPHLTYVQALTWVELLWDDFETTYAKAGREYKGSEMTERIVRQWIENYGDRLHEFVARNPKYKHLLELGQKDDH
- a CDS encoding YpzG family protein — translated: MGNIKKYFDNDSNSRSFAAPWYNPKHAYSQVNGETQLTQKTIILQRQTRKQS
- the recX gene encoding recombination regulator RecX, producing MAVITKITVQQKNQERYNIFMDFGKGEEYVFSVDEDTLIKFKLKKGLEVDPLLLTEIQYQDEIRKGYHLAVNFLAKRMRSEGEVRHYLAEKETDEPIINEVILKLYEFNFLDDEEYAKAYVRTQKNTTDKGTEFIRKELREKWIGENLIEKALNEYPFEAQIEKAVKVSEKYLLKNRLESERTLKIKLEQLLLRKGFSIDVIQAVLSEVNFDKKEEEEMDAIRHHGERLKRKYNKFTGYEFEQKMKQALYRKGFSIDLIENYLRELELFDKKS
- a CDS encoding YfhH family protein, encoding MQQKRYSEMSEYELQQEIAKLNEKARKAEQMGMVNEFAVLERKAAMAKSYLLNPEDFKPGEIYQIEGDPGAYFKIDYLNGVFAWGYRLSGTGKEEALPISMLKKLE
- a CDS encoding TIGR01777 family oxidoreductase; protein product: MKITITGGTGLVGKALAAELAKEGHEILILTRNANRKNISNNCRFIQWLNEGDNPQKDVEGTDVIINLAGESINSGRWTTEQKKKIKNSRLHVTESILNIISQLNKKPTALINASAVGIYGTSNQKTFTEKSKETGNDFLAETVHAWENTAMKAYYDFGIRTVLCRFGIILDKNDGALPRMALPYKLFAGGTVGSGDQWVSWIHLKDVIRGIQYCIENEPLIGPVNFTAPHPVTMEQFGKTLGIVLNRPHWLRVPEFAIKMILGEMSILVLEGQKVLPEKLEENGFTFLFPELKSALIDIYE
- a CDS encoding small, acid-soluble spore protein K; protein product: MRNKARNYPTPKTIKLEGEPRAKAEYASTRADGSINTHPQERMNASSHRNKDKSELS
- the mutY gene encoding A/G-specific adenine glycosylase, whose amino-acid sequence is MDIKSFQQDLINWFEREQRNLPWRNERDPYKIWVSEIMLQQTRVETVIPYYNRFIEQFPTIDALAEADEEKVLKAWEGLGYYSRVRNLQQAVREVKEVYGGKVPDTREEIASLKGVGPYTAGAILSIAYGVPEPAVDGNVMRVLSRILTIWEDIARQASRKIFEDAVRKLISHENPSYFNQALMELGAMICTPTSPSCLLCPVREHCQAFHEGVQENLPVKTKKKKPKNVQLAAAVLTDHDGNILIHKRPNSGLLANLWEFPNTEINLTIKNDKQQLSQFLKREYGADTIIGEVIGQIEHVFSHVVWNINVYKGTILNDVKQNNVIRLVSSDHLKEFAFPVSHQKMFMQYVKSVGKTL
- a CDS encoding metal-dependent hydrolase, translating into MDTGTHVVMGLALGGLSTLDPAVMESSATASSVLIGTIIGSQAPDIDTLLKLKNNAVYIRNHRGITHSIPAVLMWPIAIVALIYPFFPEANLLHLWIWTFVAVFLHVFVDIFNAYGTQALRPFSSKWLALGIINTFDQFIFSIHVIGLFLWALGAHPGYTFLAIYAVIVVYYIIRFQYQQIILRAVKKVIPDATEIIIAPTMRFHQWRIAVMNKHQFFVGRAYKNQVSILDRFNRVPVPQSPVLEVAKKDKNLSAFLSFSPVYRWELDEYDDYYEVRFIDLRYRSNGHYPFVAVVQLDKNLKILRSYTGWIFSEEKLRKKLEGLSLITLKR
- a CDS encoding YfhE family protein, encoding MDKKKRERMKSTLSSAQEVTYRREFKMADRAGGFTERGRKH
- a CDS encoding DoxX family protein — protein: MKWWKTPQAAVAWTILRIWLGIQWIEAGWHKITGDFDASGFMAGAIAKTGGEHPAVQGWYAAFLENIALPNSGLFSFLVEWGELLVGIGLILGAATIPALIAGAFMNLNFLLAGTTSTNPILYTVSVILLFTGSGAYYWGIDRFAIPYIKERMHKGGHGFNNKATTSH